In the Anoplopoma fimbria isolate UVic2021 breed Golden Eagle Sablefish chromosome 7, Afim_UVic_2022, whole genome shotgun sequence genome, one interval contains:
- the LOC129093885 gene encoding muscarinic acetylcholine receptor M1-like: protein MLLKGLRKAEPHHTPKCLPLTSDILTAFFSFLRCSEVTASNSYHHPSRHATMFDLSIHPPDTIIYHLKRSKTNQCPLVIMNLTSNSDSIHFLTNSSPGMKDQPDTTIIDEHAVFGGSYQELAIISDSVGGWKQYNVSHISRQGGNVTESSVNRTLMLPAEDFDPLGGHTILQVIIIVFLTGSLSLVTVVGNILVLVSFKINKALKTVNNYYLLSLAFADLTIGTLSMNLYTTYIIMDQWALGPVVCDLWLAIDYVASNASVMNLLVISFDRYFSVTRPLTYRAKRTTKRAMTMIGLAWSISFILWAPAILFWQYIVGERTVQPNECYIQFLSEPIITFSTAVAAFYLPVTIMSFLFWKIYQETEKRAKDIQGLKGFGSGNSQSQAQNQGSGKGRAGGEGATNSPKDSSAISSQSCSSYELNQLASEKNNKDNASIPGRTGSKARCCAFCIQFPSLLPGHHASKKSVNTTTTTVGEAEQSSCDSFNNNEVGDQSGSEDEGDSADPSRPPSDGKKSRKVKNSKDKQSNKSLKGSQSNPVTSSPTDQLPAAITIKDAAMAKRFASKAKTEINKRKNEKKANEKKAARTLSAILFVFITTWLPYNIMVLVNTFCQDCIPETLWALGYWLCYVNSTINPMCYALCNKTFRTTFRDILMCQWNQKKNKPNFHQRNAVAFKKKDPM, encoded by the exons aTGCTACTCAAAGGTCTCCGTAAAGCTGAACCACACCATACGCCTAAATGTCTGCCCCTCACCTCGGACATCCTTACCGCTTTCTTCAGCTTCCTGCGCTGCTCAGAGGTCACTGCTTCGAACTCCTATCACCATCCATCACGACATGCCACCATGTTCGACCTCTCCATCCACCCTCCAGACACCATCATCTACCACCTCAAACGCAGCAAGACCAACCA ATGTCCATTGGTCATCATGAACCTGACCTCCAACTCTGATTCTATCCACTTCCTCACCAACAGTTCTCCTGGTATGAAAGACCAGCCTGATACCACCATCATAGATGAGCATGCTGTCTTCG GTGGCTCTTACCAGGAGTTGGCCATAATATCTGACAGTGTTGGTGGGTGGAAGCAGTATAATGTCAGTCATATCTCAAGGCAAGGAGGAAATGTCACTGAATCATCAGTTAACAGGACATTAATGCTGCCAGCAGAGGATTTTGACCCATTAGGAGGACATACTATCTTGCAG GTCATCATAATTGTCTTCCTCACTGGATCCCTTTCTCTTGTCACTGTTGTTGGGAACATCCTAGTGTTGGTGTCATTCAAGATCAATAAGGCACTGAAGACAGTGAACAACTACTACCTGCTTAGCCTAGCATTTGCTGACCTTACCATTGGCACACTGTCAATGAACCTGTATACCACCTACATCATCATGGACCAGTGGGCTCTGGGACCAGTGGTCTGTGACTTATGGCTTGCAATAGACTATGTGGCCAGTAACGCCTCGGTCATGAACCTGCTTGTTATCAGCTTTGACAG GTATTTCTCTGTTACCAGACCTTTGACATACCGGGCCAAGCGTACAACCAAGCGAGCTATGACCATGATTGGATTAGCCTGGTCAATCTCTTTCATTCTGTGGGCCCCAGCCATTCTGTTCTGGCAGTACATTGTTGGTGAACGGACAGTCCAGCCCAATGAGTGCTACATCCAGTTCCTGTCCGAGCCCATCATTACATTCTCCACTGCTGTCGCTGCATTCTACTTGCCTGTAACTATTATGTCATTCCTGTTTTGGAAGATCTATCAGGAGACAGAGAAACGTGCTAAAGATATACAAGGTCTCAAGGGATTTGGGTCAGGCAACAGCCAAAGCCAAGCTCAGAATCAAGGGAGTGGTAAAGGAAGAGCTGGTGGAGAAGGTGCAACTAACAGCCCAAAGGATTCATCAGCCATAAGCTCTCAAAGTTGCAGCAGCTATGAACTAAATCAGCTTGCGTCAGAGAAGAACAACAAGGACAATGCCAGCATACCAGGAAGAACGGGAAGCAAGGCGAGGTGTTGCGCATTCTGCATTCAGTTTCCATCATTGCTGCCAGGTCACCATGCATCCAAGAAGTCCGTCAACACCACAACAACTACAGTTggtgaagcagagcagagcagctgtGACAGCTTTAACAACAATGAAGTCGGGGACCAGTCAGGTTCAGAGGACGAAGGTGACAGTGCAGACCCATCAAGGCCTCCATCAG atGGCAAGAAATCTAGAAAGGtgaaaaacagcaaagacaaacaATCCAACAAAAGTCTAAAAGGGTCACAATCAAACCCTGTCACCTCATCACCCACTGACCAATTGCCAGCAGCCATCACCATTAAAGATGCAGCTATGGCAAAACGCTTTGCCTCTAAGGCCAAGACAGAGATCAACAAGCgcaagaatgaaaaaaaggcaaatgagAAGAAAGCAGCACGGACACTCAGTGCTATCCTCTTCGTCTTCATCACAACATGGTTACCATACAATATCATGGTGTTGGTCAACACCTTCTGTCAGGACTGTATTCCAGAAACTCTTTGGGCACTGGGCTACTGGTTGTGTTATGTTAACAGCACAATCAACCCCATGTGCTATGCCCTTTGCAACAAGACCTTCCGAACAACTTTCAGGGATATTTTGATGTGCCAGTggaatcaaaagaaaaacaagcctAATTTTCATCAGAGGAACGCTGTGGCTTTCAAGAAAAAAGACCCAATGTAG